In Sphingomonas sp. G-3-2-10, a single window of DNA contains:
- a CDS encoding SDR family oxidoreductase, whose amino-acid sequence MSRILVIGGYGGFGARLVRRLHGAGHEMLVAGRSMEKAAAFCAGHAGTEPVEADRNNGVGMAMARHRPDLVIDAAGPFQASGYTVPEACIAMRIPYLDLADGRDFVSGIGALDKAAKAAGVAVIAGASSVPALSGAVARKLAEGLDRIDSVEMAISASNRASAGASVAEAILSYVGRPVALWRGRRRDTAYGWQEMRREDFTVGDTALRRRLVAIADVPDHAIAPEHLPGRPAVTFRAGTELDFQMRALWLMSWPVRWGWLESLTRASRWLMPLYRMTLRFGGDRSAMHVTLRGGRTERRWTLIATEGDGPEIPVLAAELIAGDILAGRIAPGARDAWDALTLDRFEPLFAGLSIRHGMEARELPPPLYARLMGDRFAALPPMVRAMHQSDGAAGEGVVERGADPLAKLLAAMMGMPPAGRYPLHVAFVAKDGAETWRRDFGGHRFRSTLSAKGGLAIERFGPLRFGFDLPSDGEGLRMVFRRWSLFGVPLPRFLAPRIAAREWQEDERFRFEVEVAAPLIGRVIRYSGWLVPG is encoded by the coding sequence GTGAGCCGCATCCTCGTTATCGGCGGCTATGGCGGGTTCGGCGCGCGGCTGGTGCGGCGGCTGCACGGGGCGGGGCACGAGATGCTGGTCGCCGGGCGGAGCATGGAGAAGGCGGCGGCGTTCTGCGCCGGGCATGCAGGCACCGAGCCGGTCGAGGCGGACCGGAACAACGGAGTCGGCATGGCGATGGCGCGGCACCGGCCCGATCTGGTGATCGACGCGGCGGGGCCGTTCCAGGCCAGCGGTTACACCGTGCCCGAGGCGTGCATCGCGATGCGCATCCCCTATCTCGATCTGGCCGACGGTCGCGATTTCGTGAGCGGGATCGGCGCGCTGGACAAGGCGGCGAAGGCTGCTGGCGTCGCGGTGATCGCGGGGGCGTCGAGCGTTCCCGCGCTGTCCGGCGCGGTGGCGCGCAAGCTGGCCGAGGGGCTGGACCGGATCGACAGCGTTGAGATGGCGATCAGCGCCTCCAACCGCGCCAGCGCCGGAGCGTCGGTGGCAGAGGCGATCCTCAGCTATGTCGGCCGTCCGGTGGCGCTGTGGCGCGGCAGGCGGCGGGACACGGCCTATGGCTGGCAGGAGATGCGGCGCGAGGATTTCACGGTGGGCGACACGGCACTACGCCGGCGTCTCGTCGCCATCGCCGATGTGCCCGATCACGCGATCGCGCCGGAGCACCTGCCGGGCAGGCCCGCCGTCACCTTCCGCGCCGGGACCGAACTCGATTTCCAGATGCGCGCGCTGTGGCTGATGAGCTGGCCGGTGCGCTGGGGGTGGCTGGAATCGCTGACGCGCGCCTCGCGCTGGCTGATGCCGCTGTACCGGATGACGCTGCGGTTCGGCGGGGACCGTTCGGCGATGCACGTCACCCTGCGCGGCGGCCGGACCGAACGGCGCTGGACGCTGATCGCGACCGAAGGCGATGGGCCGGAAATCCCGGTGCTCGCGGCCGAACTGATCGCGGGGGACATATTGGCCGGGCGGATCGCACCCGGCGCGCGCGATGCCTGGGATGCCCTGACGCTCGACCGGTTCGAGCCGCTGTTCGCCGGGCTTTCGATCCGGCACGGGATGGAGGCGCGGGAATTGCCGCCGCCGCTCTATGCCCGGCTGATGGGCGATCGCTTCGCGGCGCTGCCGCCGATGGTGCGCGCGATGCACCAGAGCGACGGTGCTGCGGGCGAGGGGGTGGTCGAACGCGGCGCCGATCCGCTGGCGAAGCTGCTCGCCGCCATGATGGGGATGCCGCCGGCGGGCCGCTATCCGCTCCATGTCGCCTTCGTCGCCAAGGATGGCGCCGAGACGTGGCGGCGCGATTTCGGCGGGCATCGCTTTCGCAGCACATTGAGCGCGAAGGGCGGGCTGGCGATCGAGCGGTTCGGCCCGCTTCGCTTCGGCTTCGATCTGCCATCCGATGGCGAGGGCCTGCGGATGGTGTTCCGGCGCTGGAGCCTGTTCGGCGTGCCGCTGCCCCGCTTCCTCGCCCCGCGCATCGCCGCGCGGGAGTGGCAGGAGGATGAGCGCTTCCGCTTCGAAGTCGAAGTCGCCGCGCCGCTGATCGGGCGCGTGATCCGCTATTCCGGCTGGCTGGTGCCCGGCTGA
- a CDS encoding thiol-disulfide oxidoreductase DCC family protein — MSHPVIVFDAMCVLCSANAQFVLRHDRRGHFRLASMQGEAGAALYRRFGIDPADPDTLIVVEGEQALRDSDAIFAIWRGLGWPWRALAGLAVVPRGLRDPLYRWVARNRYRLFGRRETCWMPTAAQRGRIL, encoded by the coding sequence ATGAGCCACCCCGTGATCGTGTTCGATGCGATGTGCGTGCTGTGCTCGGCCAATGCGCAGTTCGTGCTGCGCCACGACCGGCGCGGTCATTTCCGGCTGGCGTCGATGCAAGGCGAGGCGGGGGCGGCGCTCTATCGCCGGTTCGGGATCGATCCCGCCGATCCCGATACGTTGATCGTCGTCGAGGGCGAGCAGGCGCTGCGCGACAGCGATGCGATCTTCGCGATCTGGCGCGGGCTGGGCTGGCCGTGGCGAGCGCTGGCGGGGCTTGCGGTGGTGCCGCGCGGGCTTCGCGATCCGCTGTACCGCTGGGTGGCGCGCAACCGCTACCGGCTGTTCGGGCGGCGCGAGACCTGCTGGATGCCGACGGCGGCGCAGCGGGGGCGGATCTTGTGA
- a CDS encoding DUF4166 domain-containing protein, with protein MATRAIEVQQLPVRDLYAGWRRADAEVDASGPFRRLLGEDWAELPAAVRRRFARHIGEDACVTYAGEVVECRMSVAGWLLAQAARLIGAPLPLSRDTGIAATVSVTGDAAGHGQYWMRQYGRRNGFPQVIHSAKQFAGPTGLEEYLGLGIGIALKLRVAGGALRFESDHYFLRLGGVRLRMPCGAIGQLTIGHVDLGGGRFAFTLDLIHPWLGELVHQTAVFADMESVA; from the coding sequence GTGGCGACGCGGGCGATCGAAGTGCAACAATTGCCGGTCCGCGATCTCTATGCGGGCTGGCGGCGCGCGGACGCCGAAGTCGATGCCAGCGGTCCGTTTCGCCGGCTGCTGGGCGAGGATTGGGCGGAGCTGCCGGCCGCGGTGCGCCGCCGCTTCGCGCGCCATATCGGCGAAGACGCTTGCGTGACCTATGCCGGTGAAGTCGTCGAATGCCGGATGAGCGTGGCCGGATGGCTGCTGGCGCAGGCCGCGCGGCTGATCGGTGCGCCGTTGCCGCTAAGCCGGGATACCGGGATCGCCGCGACGGTGAGCGTGACGGGCGATGCGGCCGGACACGGGCAATATTGGATGCGCCAATATGGGCGGCGGAACGGCTTTCCGCAGGTGATCCACAGCGCGAAGCAGTTCGCCGGGCCGACGGGGCTGGAGGAATATCTGGGGCTCGGCATCGGCATCGCGCTGAAGCTGCGCGTCGCGGGCGGCGCGCTGCGGTTCGAAAGCGACCATTATTTTCTGCGGCTGGGCGGGGTCAGGCTCCGGATGCCGTGCGGCGCGATCGGGCAACTGACGATCGGCCATGTCGATCTGGGCGGCGGACGCTTCGCTTTCACGCTCGACCTGATCCACCCCTGGCTGGGCGAGCTGGTGCACCAGACGGCGGTGTTCGCCGACATGGAGAGCGTGGCATGA
- a CDS encoding MarR family transcriptional regulator, whose amino-acid sequence MQQFVLHWGEMGGQWGVNRSVAQIHALLYLSDRPLNAEEISDTLRIARSNTSNSLKELLGWKLIRRVPVMGDRREHYEAEVDLMQMLTRIAQGRKEREIDPAVAALKICREEAGADPRISAVARERIEAMHGFVATLDDWYDQMIAIPPGRLMLLIRMGKRVLAFLPRGKSEK is encoded by the coding sequence GTGCAGCAATTCGTTCTGCATTGGGGGGAGATGGGCGGGCAATGGGGCGTCAACCGTTCGGTCGCGCAGATTCATGCCTTGCTCTATCTCAGCGACCGCCCGCTCAACGCCGAGGAGATCAGCGACACGCTGCGGATCGCGCGGAGCAACACGTCCAACAGCCTGAAGGAACTGCTCGGCTGGAAGCTGATCCGCCGCGTGCCGGTGATGGGCGACCGGCGCGAGCATTATGAGGCCGAGGTGGACCTGATGCAGATGCTGACCCGCATCGCGCAGGGCCGCAAGGAGCGCGAGATCGATCCCGCCGTCGCCGCGCTGAAGATCTGCCGCGAGGAAGCCGGCGCCGATCCGCGCATTTCCGCCGTCGCGCGCGAGCGGATCGAAGCGATGCACGGCTTCGTGGCGACGCTGGACGACTGGTACGACCAGATGATCGCCATCCCGCCGGGCCGGCTGATGCTGCTGATCCGGATGGGCAAGCGGGTGCTGGCGTTCCTGCCCCGGGGGAAAAGCGAGAAATAG
- a CDS encoding class I SAM-dependent methyltransferase: protein MTSRELTSFLPLADDGAWPADVRRSFSDVLHVMAYGAIGWPWLLKSLSGGTKAEKRRLIERLDLAPDALPYLGSWKADTGFLHLIVDHIEAKRPQTVVEFGAGASSLIVARALQRNGGGRHIACDQHAGFVDATREWLHDNGVDADLRATPFRPSPNGWPGVWYDHGQLPSEIDLLIIDGPPWAIHPYVRGAADSLFDRIPVGGMIMLDDAARPGERVVARKWKKRWSNFEFSLIHPGTKGTLIGTRIR from the coding sequence ATGACGTCGCGTGAACTGACTTCGTTTCTGCCGCTGGCCGATGACGGCGCGTGGCCTGCCGATGTGCGCCGCTCCTTCTCCGACGTGCTGCATGTCATGGCCTATGGCGCGATCGGCTGGCCGTGGCTGCTCAAGAGCTTGTCGGGCGGCACCAAGGCCGAAAAGCGCCGTCTGATCGAACGGCTCGACCTTGCGCCCGACGCCCTGCCCTATCTGGGCAGCTGGAAGGCCGATACCGGCTTCCTCCATTTGATCGTCGATCACATCGAAGCGAAGCGGCCGCAGACCGTGGTCGAATTCGGGGCGGGCGCGTCCAGCCTGATCGTTGCCCGGGCGCTCCAGCGCAACGGCGGCGGCCGTCACATCGCCTGCGACCAGCATGCCGGCTTTGTCGACGCCACGCGCGAATGGCTGCACGACAATGGCGTCGACGCCGATCTGCGCGCGACCCCGTTCCGCCCCTCGCCCAATGGCTGGCCGGGCGTGTGGTACGATCACGGGCAACTGCCGTCCGAGATCGACCTGCTGATCATCGACGGCCCGCCCTGGGCGATCCATCCCTATGTCCGCGGCGCAGCGGACAGCCTGTTCGACCGTATTCCGGTGGGCGGCATGATCATGCTCGACGACGCCGCACGTCCCGGCGAGCGAGTCGTCGCACGGAAATGGAAGAAGCGCTGGTCCAATTTCGAATTCAGCCTGATCCATCCCGGCACCAAGGGAACGCTGATCGGAACGCGAATCCGGTAA
- a CDS encoding autotransporter outer membrane beta-barrel domain-containing protein, translating to MKYVSNSRARRASLLASASLCLTVFAGAAQAQSDPAGEINRPNISDAMLAPHSAGDTRPASDFAEPDPQIVIGFPGTPTTARDPVNVTGIGQMIIDNKDGTIGLCTGTLINPRAVIFAAHCVNTRAAGVYGAPSSSGGFAIGFGFQANNNVAGASAFGGWLNGVAGGPAYQTNTGRYMYNVNQVAWHQDSTAGVSGGFRQADVAIATLDTPAKDIPTWAMLFSALPQTAGGANGTGYHVNIAGYGNNGTGATGSTGGIDYRRRLAENMLGALVSLDDFTSFLFGSTTGQLPQNLYWIDFDDPRRFTGGADARDFNAFRDNPTPNEGITASGDSGGPLILDRTYAKQLVIGVLSGGYTRFFNGAPPNGYGTASFYQPLYLYWDWIAANNPYRYVSSLAGDANWTDASHWVTNVDPNYQIIGPNGQVVTGVPGSPGTGIANSGGEFGEACFESGGTSECYNYATGVFTTDTRPIGRPDSPGAVRSIDTEGTTNDAATADASSLNNNGGSASAQVFSIAQTEPEAQANQSPNALPAATIANGLPGATNFVPNNINANPGQGTIGRYFDVTLAATGTTTLNSAVTIDRFAIAGGGARLDITSTGSLTSLIDITQATGTLQVNGALTSPGDYLLMTGGLNGTGTITTPFFTNMAGTVAPGTAGTTGTLTFRGNVILTSGSRYLVDLGASGVSDRIAVNTNGAGTGLASVGGTLSFNFLNPTAIRNGDSYTILTSQGGISGRFNTPGAISAILTPTLSYTANAVTLQIVAGQYGNVIDRTNAVQTAYGMLLDRNRGQASRYDGLYGPLDLASQANVRTTLGGLAPAADTTAQSLGIVAVDNMSSFLRGRLDDIEAGNAGGTVARYGAVTEVASNLTGTSAATRGVAGLSGMGFGMDVRSDAYTPMVQENVLPETMSAFFAGGYLNGDSAAMTGIGGRDDFDGWYAAAGIEVSDDKTTIGFAGSYTRLDGTSSLVGNSARANLYQGSIYGKINLGLGANLDTILSAGLLETDTTRVVSFVGTPYTLRSNQGSLAVATEVGLGYDFDLGAARVTPRVAGRATHIGFSREIETGGPMALMTNREPINSIQVRGGLTLAGTGTKVRPFLNGTVVHDFSDRPAVIGANFVGGVGGNVLFALNGQDHDWVELSGGLTVSTGRVDFSVSAETTLERDDVKSQAYRGSLSFKF from the coding sequence ATGAAGTATGTAAGTAACTCTCGCGCGCGTCGCGCGTCGCTGCTGGCCTCGGCCAGTCTCTGTCTCACCGTATTCGCCGGCGCGGCACAGGCGCAGAGCGATCCGGCGGGCGAAATCAACCGTCCCAATATCAGCGATGCCATGCTCGCGCCGCATTCCGCCGGCGACACCCGTCCTGCCAGCGACTTTGCGGAGCCCGATCCGCAGATCGTGATCGGCTTCCCCGGCACGCCGACCACCGCTCGTGATCCGGTGAACGTCACCGGCATCGGCCAGATGATCATCGACAACAAGGACGGCACGATCGGCCTGTGCACCGGCACGCTGATCAACCCGCGCGCCGTGATCTTCGCTGCGCACTGCGTGAACACGCGCGCTGCCGGCGTCTATGGCGCTCCCTCGTCGTCGGGCGGCTTCGCGATCGGCTTCGGTTTCCAGGCCAACAACAATGTCGCGGGTGCCAGCGCGTTCGGCGGCTGGCTGAACGGCGTTGCCGGCGGCCCGGCCTATCAGACCAACACCGGCCGCTACATGTACAATGTGAACCAGGTCGCGTGGCATCAGGATTCGACCGCAGGCGTCTCGGGCGGCTTCCGTCAGGCCGACGTCGCGATCGCGACGCTCGACACCCCTGCGAAGGACATCCCGACCTGGGCGATGCTGTTCTCGGCGCTGCCGCAGACCGCGGGCGGCGCGAACGGCACCGGCTATCACGTCAACATCGCCGGCTATGGCAATAACGGCACCGGCGCCACCGGATCGACCGGCGGCATCGACTATCGCCGCCGTCTGGCCGAGAACATGCTGGGCGCGCTCGTCTCGCTCGACGACTTCACCAGCTTCCTGTTCGGCAGCACCACCGGCCAGCTGCCGCAGAATCTCTACTGGATCGATTTCGACGATCCCCGCCGCTTCACCGGCGGCGCCGATGCGCGTGACTTCAACGCGTTCCGCGACAATCCGACCCCGAACGAAGGCATCACCGCCAGCGGCGATTCGGGCGGCCCGCTGATCCTCGATCGCACCTATGCGAAGCAGCTGGTGATCGGCGTGCTCTCGGGCGGCTATACCCGCTTCTTCAACGGCGCGCCGCCCAACGGCTATGGCACCGCGAGCTTCTACCAGCCGCTGTACCTCTATTGGGACTGGATCGCGGCCAACAACCCGTATCGCTATGTCTCGTCGCTCGCGGGTGACGCGAACTGGACCGATGCGAGCCACTGGGTCACCAATGTCGATCCGAACTATCAGATCATCGGCCCCAATGGTCAGGTGGTCACCGGCGTTCCGGGCAGCCCCGGCACCGGCATCGCCAACAGCGGCGGCGAGTTCGGCGAAGCCTGCTTCGAATCCGGCGGCACCAGCGAGTGCTACAACTATGCCACCGGCGTCTTCACCACCGATACCCGTCCGATCGGCCGTCCGGATTCGCCCGGCGCGGTTCGTTCGATCGACACCGAAGGCACGACCAACGATGCCGCGACTGCTGACGCTTCGTCGCTGAACAACAATGGCGGCAGCGCATCGGCGCAGGTCTTCAGCATCGCGCAGACCGAGCCCGAAGCGCAGGCGAATCAGAGCCCGAACGCTCTGCCCGCCGCGACCATCGCCAACGGCCTGCCCGGCGCGACCAATTTCGTGCCGAACAACATCAACGCCAATCCCGGCCAGGGTACGATCGGCCGCTATTTCGACGTGACGCTGGCTGCCACCGGCACGACCACGCTCAACTCCGCCGTGACCATCGATCGCTTCGCGATCGCCGGCGGCGGCGCGCGGCTCGACATCACCTCGACCGGTTCGCTCACCAGCCTGATCGACATCACGCAGGCGACCGGCACGCTGCAGGTCAACGGTGCGCTCACCTCGCCGGGCGACTATCTGCTGATGACCGGCGGCCTGAACGGCACCGGCACCATCACCACGCCGTTCTTCACCAACATGGCGGGCACCGTCGCCCCGGGCACGGCCGGCACCACCGGCACGCTGACCTTCCGCGGCAACGTGATCCTGACCTCGGGCAGCCGTTACCTGGTCGATCTCGGCGCCAGCGGCGTTTCGGATCGCATCGCGGTCAACACCAACGGCGCGGGCACCGGTCTCGCCAGTGTCGGCGGCACGCTGTCGTTCAACTTCCTGAACCCCACGGCGATCCGCAACGGCGACAGCTACACGATCCTCACCTCGCAGGGCGGGATCAGCGGCCGCTTCAACACCCCGGGCGCAATCAGCGCCATCCTGACCCCGACCCTGTCGTACACCGCCAATGCGGTGACCCTGCAGATCGTCGCCGGCCAGTATGGCAATGTGATCGACCGCACCAATGCGGTGCAGACCGCCTATGGCATGCTGCTCGACCGCAACCGCGGTCAGGCTTCGCGCTATGACGGCCTCTATGGTCCGCTCGATCTGGCGAGCCAGGCCAATGTCCGCACCACGCTGGGCGGCCTCGCTCCGGCGGCCGACACCACCGCCCAGTCGCTGGGCATCGTCGCCGTCGACAATATGTCGAGCTTCCTGCGCGGCCGTCTCGACGACATCGAGGCCGGCAATGCAGGCGGCACCGTCGCCCGTTATGGCGCGGTCACCGAAGTCGCGTCGAACCTGACCGGCACCAGCGCCGCCACCCGTGGCGTCGCTGGCCTGTCGGGCATGGGCTTCGGGATGGACGTCCGCAGCGACGCCTATACGCCGATGGTTCAGGAGAATGTGCTCCCCGAAACGATGAGCGCCTTCTTCGCCGGCGGCTATCTGAACGGCGACAGCGCCGCGATGACCGGCATCGGCGGACGTGACGATTTCGACGGCTGGTATGCAGCCGCCGGTATCGAAGTGTCGGATGACAAGACCACCATCGGCTTCGCCGGTTCGTACACCCGCCTCGACGGCACCTCGTCGCTGGTGGGCAACAGCGCCCGGGCCAACCTCTACCAGGGCTCGATCTACGGTAAGATCAACCTCGGCCTCGGCGCGAACCTCGACACGATCCTGTCGGCCGGTCTGCTCGAGACCGACACGACCCGCGTCGTCAGCTTCGTGGGCACGCCCTACACGCTGCGTTCGAACCAGGGTTCGCTGGCCGTCGCAACCGAAGTGGGCCTTGGCTACGACTTCGATCTCGGTGCCGCACGGGTGACCCCGCGCGTTGCCGGCCGCGCGACCCATATCGGCTTCTCGCGTGAGATCGAAACCGGCGGCCCGATGGCGCTGATGACCAACCGCGAACCGATCAACAGCATCCAGGTCCGTGGCGGCCTGACGCTGGCGGGCACCGGTACGAAGGTCCGTCCGTTCCTCAACGGCACGGTCGTCCATGACTTCTCGGATCGTCCGGCGGTCATCGGTGCGAACTTCGTCGGCGGCGTGGGCGGCAACGTCCTGTTCGCCCTGAACGGCCAGGATCACGACTGGGTCGAACTCAGCGGCGGTCTGACGGTCAGCACCGGCCGCGTCGACTTCTCGGTTTCGGCCGAGACCACGCTCGAGCGTGACGACGTGAAGAGCCAGGCCTATCGCGGCTCGCTGTCGTTCAAGTTCTGA
- a CDS encoding tail fiber protein, which produces MSEAYLGEIRSFAFDRRLKGWVECDGSALKVADNQALYGLIGNAYGGDDVSFRLPDLRGRVPVGKGQLHGGEFPGEDYVLGAKGGSEKVFLTASELPPHRHNWAVTSVRANAPGPAAGANYLADASFRGTPAPLYASPDRGTQVKLEADTIGTGDGGQGPHENMQPFQTTGYWICISGIYPSRG; this is translated from the coding sequence ATGTCCGAGGCCTATCTTGGGGAAATCCGCTCGTTCGCGTTCGATCGCCGGCTGAAGGGATGGGTCGAATGCGACGGAAGCGCTCTGAAGGTCGCGGATAACCAGGCCCTCTACGGCCTGATCGGCAATGCCTATGGCGGCGACGACGTTTCGTTCCGCCTGCCGGACCTGCGCGGCCGCGTGCCGGTCGGCAAGGGCCAGTTGCACGGCGGCGAATTTCCGGGCGAGGACTATGTGCTCGGCGCGAAGGGCGGATCGGAAAAGGTCTTCCTCACCGCCAGCGAGCTTCCCCCGCACCGGCACAACTGGGCCGTCACTTCGGTTCGCGCGAATGCGCCGGGACCGGCCGCGGGAGCCAATTATCTGGCCGACGCCAGCTTCCGGGGAACGCCCGCGCCGCTCTATGCCTCGCCCGATCGCGGCACGCAGGTGAAGCTTGAGGCAGACACCATCGGCACAGGCGATGGCGGACAGGGCCCGCACGAAAACATGCAGCCGTTCCAGACGACCGGCTACTGGATCTGCATCAGCGGAATCTATCCCTCGCGCGGCTGA
- a CDS encoding tail fiber protein, with translation MDQPYIGEIKAIAGKTVPDGWLLCDGSELLSIDHPELFGVIRGTYGGDGVNSFCVPNLSGRIQLGHGEATPETTRRMPGNTGGVEKVTLALAALPIHDHMMNAVQKRATTTSPVGAMPATPYREDMNFYGGVSPMIKLPDNTISRTGGGVPHSNVMPGLVMTYIIARSGKSPSATTNGED, from the coding sequence ATGGACCAACCCTATATCGGCGAGATCAAGGCAATCGCCGGCAAGACCGTGCCCGATGGCTGGCTTCTGTGCGACGGTTCCGAACTGCTTTCGATCGATCATCCGGAACTGTTCGGAGTCATTCGCGGCACTTATGGCGGAGACGGCGTCAACAGCTTCTGCGTGCCCAACCTGAGCGGCCGTATCCAGCTCGGACATGGCGAAGCGACGCCGGAAACGACTCGCCGGATGCCGGGTAACACCGGCGGCGTCGAGAAGGTCACGCTGGCGCTCGCCGCACTGCCGATCCACGATCACATGATGAACGCCGTGCAAAAGCGAGCGACCACGACGTCTCCCGTCGGAGCGATGCCGGCGACGCCCTATCGCGAAGACATGAATTTCTACGGTGGGGTCAGTCCGATGATCAAACTGCCGGACAACACGATCAGCAGAACCGGCGGCGGCGTGCCGCACAGCAATGTGATGCCGGGGCTGGTGATGACCTACATTATTGCGCGGTCCGGCAAGAGTCCGTCCGCCACCACCAACGGGGAGGATTGA
- a CDS encoding tail fiber protein gives MPMVGDIRAFSFGFVPAEWLECNGQEVLIRSYRGLYMMIQYTYGGSGQSFAVPDLRGRTIVGSGAGAGLSVRSIGEHFGDEKVKLTVDQMPLHRHSAHVQAGTPASVYHEPRTGSTISQIIAGNQLGTAYIAPPINPEPMHAELIDEGGGGHAHENRQPYLVVTYGIYAGRAQP, from the coding sequence ATGCCGATGGTTGGAGACATCCGCGCGTTCAGCTTCGGGTTCGTACCGGCCGAGTGGCTGGAATGTAACGGGCAGGAAGTGCTGATCCGCAGCTATCGCGGCCTCTATATGATGATCCAATATACCTATGGCGGCAGCGGACAGTCCTTCGCGGTTCCCGATCTGCGCGGGCGGACAATCGTCGGCTCGGGTGCCGGAGCAGGCTTGAGCGTGCGCTCTATCGGCGAGCATTTCGGCGACGAGAAAGTGAAGCTGACCGTCGATCAGATGCCGCTGCACCGTCACTCAGCCCATGTGCAGGCCGGCACTCCCGCTTCGGTCTATCACGAGCCCAGAACGGGCAGCACGATTTCGCAGATCATCGCCGGCAACCAGCTGGGTACGGCCTATATCGCGCCGCCGATCAATCCCGAACCGATGCACGCCGAACTGATCGACGAGGGCGGCGGCGGGCACGCGCACGAGAACCGCCAGCCCTATCTGGTCGTGACCTACGGCATCTATGCCGGTCGGGCTCAGCCGTAA
- a CDS encoding DUF2141 domain-containing protein codes for MSLLLLSEAHDERPPSTAPVTVVVTQVRSSEGQVRVEICTEREFLRPCRYGVTVPARAGTTIAVVPGIPAGRYAALAYHDRNANGKADRNLIGLPTEDVGFSNGALKGLVKPKFSDAAFDHGAAAQRITFALRKF; via the coding sequence TTGTCGCTGCTGCTCCTGAGCGAGGCCCATGACGAGAGACCACCGTCGACCGCGCCGGTCACCGTCGTCGTCACACAGGTGCGCAGCTCCGAAGGGCAGGTGCGCGTCGAGATCTGTACCGAGCGCGAATTCCTCAGGCCCTGCCGCTACGGCGTGACCGTGCCCGCGCGCGCGGGAACGACGATCGCGGTGGTGCCGGGCATACCGGCCGGGCGATATGCGGCGCTGGCCTATCATGATCGCAACGCCAATGGGAAAGCCGATCGCAACCTGATCGGCCTGCCGACCGAGGATGTCGGCTTTTCCAACGGCGCGCTGAAGGGGCTGGTGAAACCCAAATTCTCCGACGCCGCGTTCGATCATGGCGCGGCGGCGCAGCGCATCACCTTCGCGCTGCGGAAATTCTGA
- a CDS encoding metallophosphoesterase — translation MIRLFHVSDIHFGAEDSAALGWFAGVVKAEQPDAVIVTGDLTMRARAREFAAASKWLEELGRPVTVEVGNHDLPYFNPWARFVTPYKRYIALERMIERPLDIPGVSIVPMKTTARFQFRLNWSKGYVGIGALQRALALVEAAPADDLKFVACHHPLIEGGTRMSSSTRGGKRALAALAAAGVDAVLTGHVHDPFDLVHDAGGRAVRMIGAGTLSERIRAHPPSFNEIRVEGRAFRTVARVME, via the coding sequence ATGATCCGCCTGTTCCATGTCAGCGACATTCATTTCGGCGCCGAAGACAGCGCCGCGCTGGGCTGGTTCGCGGGCGTGGTAAAGGCGGAGCAACCCGATGCGGTGATCGTCACCGGCGACCTGACGATGCGCGCCCGGGCGCGGGAGTTCGCCGCAGCGTCGAAATGGCTGGAAGAGCTGGGGCGGCCGGTGACGGTCGAGGTCGGCAATCACGATTTGCCTTACTTCAACCCGTGGGCGCGCTTCGTGACGCCGTACAAGCGCTATATCGCGCTGGAGCGGATGATCGAGCGGCCGCTGGATATTCCGGGCGTCAGCATCGTGCCGATGAAGACCACGGCGCGGTTCCAGTTCCGGCTCAACTGGTCGAAGGGCTATGTCGGTATCGGCGCGCTGCAACGGGCGCTGGCACTGGTCGAGGCGGCGCCGGCGGACGATCTGAAGTTCGTCGCCTGCCACCACCCGCTGATCGAGGGCGGCACGCGCATGTCGTCGAGCACCCGCGGCGGCAAGCGCGCGCTGGCCGCACTGGCGGCGGCGGGGGTGGATGCGGTGCTGACCGGCCATGTCCATGATCCGTTCGATCTGGTCCATGACGCGGGCGGCCGCGCGGTGCGGATGATCGGCGCGGGAACCTTGTCCGAGCGCATCCGCGCGCATCCGCCCTCTTTCAACGAGATCCGGGTGGAGGGCAGGGCGTTCCGCACCGTCGCGCGGGTGATGGAATAG